DNA from Mustela nigripes isolate SB6536 chromosome 14, MUSNIG.SB6536, whole genome shotgun sequence:
ctccatccatAAGGTGAGAGAGTCTGCAACTCTCATGAGGTAGACAAAATGAGACAATCATGGCAGGAGCctagcctgtgtggctcagtgtaGGAGACTTTGGGGGAGGAAGGCAGTGCAGCAGGGTCACTGCACAGGGCAGAGGGGCTGTCCAGGGGCTGTATACCTGGAGTCACAGGTTTGGGAACTTGCAGTCCAGTGTTCTTAATGTCACCTggggaatgaaggagaaatattAATGACACTCACACTCCCTGGTGATAGAGCCTGACTTGGAATGGAAGGAATTCCTTCAAAGGGTGAgcaagctacttttttttttttttttaagattttatttatttatttgacagagatcacaagtaggcagagaggcaggcagagagaggaagggaagtaggttccctgctgagcagagagcctgatgcatggctccatcccaggaccctgggatggtgacctgagccgaagggtgagccacccaggcgccccgtaaagTGGGGATGACAGGAGTCACTACCTTCTACACTCAGTATGCACCAAATGTGTTAACATGTAGATTGCCCTTGAAATTTTGCCTAGCCCATGATAAGCTTTTAATagatattattcctatttttggtCTGCCTTGTCTACCCTGTGCCAGGCATGGGCTAGAGTTCAAGATGAACAGTTATTTATGGCCCAGAACTTGAGGggcagtgggagcaggagagcCCCGGACCCACTCTGGGGAGTTatggaaagcttcctggagggagTTGTATTAAAAAGGCAGGTAAAGTAGCTAGAACTACCCAGGCAGAAGAAATAGCACATACGAAGACCCTGAGGCAAAAGAGCAttccaggagccccagggagtTCGTGCTCTGGATCTAAAGTATTGAGTTCGAGGGGCTGTGCCAGGGGGTGAGActggagaggcaggtggcggCCTGCTCATACAAGGCCTTGTAGGTCCGGGAAAGAGTTTGCTAATGATACAATGGGAGATGTCACTACCATGATTCAGGGAATGGGCCAACTGCTTGACATGTATCCTGTCATTTGGTACGCACTGGATCAGAAAATAGGTGCTTATATTACTGCCATTTCccagctgaggcacagagcagttatGTTACTCACTCAGTagtctcatctgtgaaatgggcagaACCCAGCCTGGGTCCTAGGATTGTGGTTAGGAACAGATGGGAGAGAAAGGGACTTTGTGGGAGTGAGGAAGTGGCCCGAGAGGCCATGGCAGTCCTGTCCTCCCTCCAGGCCTCGATGACTCCCTGCAGCATTACAGCTTTGAGGACTGGGAGCTGCCCGGGAAGTACCTGCTCCAGCTCTGTCCCCGCAGCCTTGAGGCCCTGACTGTGTGGCCTCTCGGTCACCAGGAGCTCATCCTAGAAGGGGTGGAACAGCTCCGGGCCctggtgagtgaatgaatggtgGCCACGCTGGCCGAGAATGGGGGGCTGGCTGCTGCCAGGAGATAACCTGCCTTTTTTCTGGTCCAGAGCTCTGGCCTACAGACGGAGAACCTTCAGAGCCTGACAGAGGGTTTGCTCCAGAGGACCTATGCTTTCCAGAGCTTAGTCCAGGGCCACCTGGAAGGCTGTGCCAAGCCCCCTGCTGATGTCCTCAGTGCAGCTGTGGAGCTGGTGCATGAGGCCCGTACCCTCCTTTTCTGGCTCAATAGGTACCTAAAACCCTACTGGGGAGGGGACCCTTCTCATCCTTGACCTCCTCTGCGGCCTGGGAGAGAATAGAGCTATGCTGATGTTCAGATGTTGTGGAGATGGGCAAAGAGGTTATTTGGTCCATGCAGAGGCACTGGGAAGCCTGGGTTCCCATTCACCCCACGGCTCGTCATCATAACTGTCCCGACACTGCATGGAGAGCTTCTCCACTCCCTTCAGCCGCTGCTGTTGGTCCCACAGATGCCAGCTCAAATGTcactcctctgggaagccttcctgtTGTAGGTTCTCAGAGCTCCCTACATCTCACAGCTCCTGGAGTTATATCATCATTGATGTAATCATGTGTGTAAGGTCTCTCCCTAGTGCTTGGAATAGGGCCTGGCACATCCTGGGTGCTTGACAGATGAGCCCTGTGCTAAGCTCTGTCGATGTATTAGTTCTCTCCTTTACCCCAAGCAAAACCCATCAGAGCAGatatcccacccccacccccaccccccccgccacctccCGTCTGGCAGACGAGTAGTTGCCCATGAGTGGTTCCATGACTGACTGGTCATCAGAGTCCCCTAACCACTGCCCTTACCATCTTGCCCCCTGCCAGGTACCTCTTCTCCCACTTAAATGACTTCTCGGCCTGCCAGAAGATTGGGGAGTTGTGCGGGGAGCTGGGCCAGGCCTTGCAGGAGGTAGGAGAACCAAGGGCCAGGCTTGGCCCAGGCCGTAACAGACCAAGTCAGGCTAGAGCTTTTTATAACCTGTGAATCAGCACAGGATGGCATGTGGGGGTTGGGAAGAGACGGGCAGGAAGAAAGAAGGCCTGACCACGGGGTAGGGGGCGATGGGGGCATGGGGTCTTCTAGCTGGCAGGGGCGGCTCAGAAAGTTCAtctctggggatgggggtggagcgGGGGAGGGGATGTATGGTGATTTCTGGGGCTTGGCATCAGCAGAACGAGACCCTGGAGCCAAAGCTCTGAGGCCTTGTCATTCTGGGAGGAGACCAGCATTCAGGTCACAGGAAGGGACCACAGGGAAGCCCACCCTTCCCTTGGGCAAAGGCAGTGCTCCTGCCTCAAGGAAGGCTGTTGCCCTCTCTGCTTCCAGGACAGTCCGGCAGCCGAGAGGGAGAGCCAAGTCCTGAGAATTGTGAGTGTGGCTTCAGTTGAGTGGGGGCGTTTGGGTGGCAGTGGGAAGGGACTCGAGGCTCAGCTtcccatgccccctcccccagtgcagCCACGTGGCCGGGATCTGCCACCACATCCTGCGCTGCAGCCCCCAGGAGCTGCTGGAACAGAGGGCCCTGCTGGAGCGTGTGCAGCTGGATGACCCTTTGGTGAGCAATGACCTCTCAGCAGCCTTGTCTGGGCCCTGAAATATGGTTCTAGGAGCCCCCGGAATGCTGTACAGTTACGGCTGGAAGCCCTCTTCTGTGCAGCTGGTAAAGGCCTAGAGGACTTAACTGGGGTCTTAGGTCATTAAGTACTTTCTCCAGTCCTGGGGGGCTTTAGCTGATGTGGTCTCAGGGGACACATTCCAGCCCTTGGACACAGATGTGGCAGATTAGGGGACTGGGGAAAGGACACAGACTTAGTTGCTTTAATCTTTGACTGGTTGAAAACACCAgagtccccagccctgcccttgtCCTGCCCCAGCCCTACTGATCCCTTCAGGAGGGCGGCTGAGGATCTGAGACCTCATTAGTCAGCAAGCCCAGCCTCTTCCTGGCCCTTATTAGAGGAGGCAGCAGGGGCCCAGAGAGGAGTGACaggcccaaagtcacacagcaagttggGCAGCACCTACCTGGGGCCAGCTGTCCCCTCAGTTCTATCCACAGAATAATCCTGGCCCCCCAGCACTCAGTGACTATGGCCTCTGCTTGGGCAGGGCCTGGAAATCCATACCACCGGTAACTGCCTGCACTTCGTGTCCCGTGTGGGCCCCCAGGTGAGAATCCTACGTCCTTCTCAGCTGCCCGCCCCAAGGCCCTACTCTCCAGTTGAGCCCGCTTCAGGCCTGTGGAGAGCGAACCCCATAAGCCCCACCCCACATTCCAGGTCGCTGCTGACTCCCCGCTGCAGATCCTTCCCGGAGACGAGATTGTCCAGGTCAATGAGCAGGTGGTGGtgagtgaggaggagagggatgTGGCTGTTCggggcagaggggggtggggttggggtggggtggggaggtggtgaaggggcTGCTGAGAAAACccagggctggtgggggtggggggggcctcATGCAGTCCCTTGTGGAGACCAGGCTTGTAGGAGCTGCTGTCTGTGAGATGAGCCAGAGTGGCCTTGGCAGGGCcaaggggaaggggctggagggggagTGGCCGGAGGCTGAGGGCAAGGGTGGGGGGCTGTTGGCTTACTCCAGAGCCTCCTGGGCCGCTGCCTCAGCCCAgggtccctgccctgccctgccctgccccgccccctgccctgtCCAGGTGGGCTGGCCCCATAAGAACGTGCTGAGGGAGCTGCTGCGGGAGCCGGCCGGGGTCAGCTTGGTGCTGAAGAAGGTCCCCGTGCCAAAGACCCCTCCTCAGGTACCAGTCCCCCAACCCTGCTCCCATCCCGCTTTCAGACCCCTGTCAGCAGCTCCGTCACCATTTCTGGTTGTTCCCCAGACCCCTGCTCAGACCCCGGGCTCCGCACCACTGTCGAGTCCACTGCTGGCTTTCACCCCACTGTCTCCCAGGTAACAGGCTCTGCCGCTGGTGGGTCTGGGCGGGGGTGCCATGGGCTCACTCACCACATCTCCCCTTGCTCTCCCCAGGGCCCCATCCGAAGACGTCTTTGCCTTTGACCTGACTTCAGACCCAAGTCCTGCACCCAGCCCTACCTGGACAGGTAGTTGCAGAGTCCCAGCAGGTGGCAGATGTCCCCGGCAAGGCTTGTGGGATGCCTGGCTCtgaccctgctccccccaccgACTCTGAGATCCTCACCCtgctgcccagcctggggctgggctcatggacccttctctctctcctctttcctgacAGACTCTACCTCCCTTGACCTTGAGTCCCGGCCCATTCACCCTGCACCTCTAGCCACATACCCAGCAGGGGTAGCAGAGACTCAGGAAGCCCCAGAACAGCCTGACACGGTAAGGGGAGAGCTCCGCAGGGAGGGGTGTGTGGCTCTGGGCCCAGACCCTTCTCTAACCATTTAGGGCCTTTTCAGAGTCCTGTTTCTGGTCGGAAGAAATCAAAAGGTAAGAGACATACTTGATTGGCTGAGGGTCCCCTGACAGGAGCTCTTCAAAGTCTTTCCAGTGTTTGGCAAGAcgcaaccccccacccctgcccattgCACACACAGCGTCTCCTCAGCAGCCTGGGCCTCTCACCAGCTCTGTGGCTTTGGGCTGTGGGCTTCTCTGATCTTCCATTTCCTCGTCTCTAAAATGGGAAGAGTCAGCCCTACCTCAGGGGGAGACCTGTAACACTTCAAGCACAGTACGGGTTCAGAAGGATCAGCTGGGAATGctggtgcggggggtggggggcaggtgggggtgtCTGATCACCCGGGCCGGGCCGTGCTCCTGCAGGCGTGGCGACGCGGCTGAGTCGCCGGCGGGTGTCATGCCGGGAGCTGGGCCAGCCGGACTGTGACGGATGGCTTCTGCTGCGCAAGGTGCCGGGTGGCTTCATGGGCCCTCGCTGGCGCCGCTGCTGGTTTGTGCTGAAGAGACACACGCTCTACTGGTACCGCCAGCCCCAGGTGaggcccctcctcccccgccccatgCACGGGTCAAGGCGGGAGTCAGAGCCACGGTCCTGTCCTTATtcctccagcccctccacctGTGGTCACAGGCAGGCcacagacccccccaccccaccccaagccctatctataaaatgagctCGCTCTTTGGAGAGAAACGAATGGATACGTTGTGTGAAAGCAGGCTGAGAAAGGCATCATGGGCAGCGTAGAGAGTCCTGTTCGCTCTGCATATTAGGGCTCTGCAAAGCTCATCGGATAACAGAACAAATGCATAAGCAGTCTTCTCCCTTGTGGCTGTTCtcctggctgcctttggctcccctTTCCTGGCTTAAGAGCCCCCCCTTGgttgtgtcccctccccccaccccagattccTGCCCTGAGCTCTAGGCACTGGGAGATTTGTGATTGGAGAGCCCAGGAACCacactctcctctccctgcccccagagccTGACTGGGCCTCCAGGGTAATGGGACTTCAGGCTGACCCTCACTCTGTGATTCCCCTCCAGGATGAGAAGGCTGAGGGCCTCATCAATGTTTCCAACTACAGTCTGGAAAGTGGACaggatcagaagaaaaaatagttaAGTCCTGGAGTGTGACACATGGGGGGCTGGggcaagaaagagaggaggaggaggagaccgggggagggggggattcCTGGGCAGCCTCCTGGGTTCTGGATGGGCACCACCAGGCTGAGTGAGGCCTCCCATGGCCTCCCTGGCAGTGTGTTCCAGCTCACGCATGACATGTACAAACCCTTCATTTTTGCTGCTGATACCCTGGAGGACCTGAGCATGTGAGTGCCACCTCCCCCTGATACCCCCGCTCCCACATGAGGGCTTGCGAGCCTGGCTCAGGAACCTGAATCCCGAGCCCCACTGTCTGATAGTGGCTGGTCAGGGCACTcacttctccaagcctcagtttcctcatctataaaatgggttaaTAAGAGTTCCTACCTCTCAGAGGTGCTCTGCAGATGAAGTTAGAAGATGATAAAGGTGAAAATCCCCTGGCATATGGTAGATGAAAACTCCAAGACCTGTTTGTCCCCCCGCCCCGACCTCCCAACAGGTGGGTACGCCATCTCATTACCTGCATTTCCAAGTACCAGTCTCCAGGCCGGGCCTCCCTGCCGCGAGAGGAAGGTGGGTATCTCACAGGGGTGGGTCCCACCAGGTGGGTCTCAATTGAGCCTCTGTCTCTCCTAGAATGGGGGCTGGAAACTCCAGTGCCCTGGCCTGCTCCCTGGCCTCCCCAAACCCTATGGGCTTAGTGGGCTCCCTCTCTGCTCATCTTCCCCCCCAGACTGCTACAGTGAGACAGAAGCAGAAGACCCTGACGATGAGGCTGGGTCCCGCTCAGCCTCGGTGAGTAGGAGACTGGTGGGGGCTAAAAGCTGACCATAGGGCTCAGAGTGACACCCACCTCTCCGTATACCCtgcccacagcccagcccagcccaagtTTGGAGTCCACTCCATGGAGACACGTCACCTGCAGCTACCCCCACCCAGGGCAGCCCACGGACTTCCTTTGGCCCGCCATCAGGTGTTGCGCTGGGGTTCGGAGCtgagctggagggtgggggaagctggGATGGGCACATCctcatctgcttctccctcccacagACAGCAGCGAAGGGGCGCTGGAGGGAATGGTGCAGGGGCTGAGGCAGGGGGGCGTGTCCCTTCTGGGCCAGCTGCAGCCCTTCACTCACGAACAGTGGCGGAGCTCTTTCATGAGGCGCAACCGAGACCCCCAGCTCAATGAGCGAGTGCACCGCGTGCGCGCGCTACAGAGCACGCTCAAGGTCGGCTGGAGGGCACTGGGCATGGGGAGGGACTGGgctctgggctttctgttctggtTGCAGGCCCTGAGCGCTGGGCTCAGCTCTGGACTGGGCCAAGTTCTAGGTTCCTGGAGCCAGCCTCTCAATGTCAGGTTTGGGGCTAGGCGGAGCCAGGTGCTAGGTTCTAAACCTGGACTCCAGAGTGAGCTCTGGACTTGGGCTCTGGCCCCTCTCTCCACGTGATCATGACCCCTTAACCCCCCCCAACTCTCTTCACAGGCAAAGCTGCAGGAGCTGCAGGCCTTGGAGGAAGTGCTCGGTGACCCGGAGCTGACAGGAGAGAAGTTCCGGCAGTGGAAGGAGCAGAATCAAGAGCTCTACTCAGAGggcctgggaggctggggagTGGTGCAGCCTGAGGGCCCCTCCCAAGTCCCGAGCTCTGACTCCAGAGAACAgtcttcccaccccctgccctctgaCCCTGAGGAGCAGTCCCATCTCTGCCCCCTGACCCCAGAAAGCAACCTCCGACCTCCTGACCTCTGACCCTGGTCCATACCCTGGCTCCTGACCTCTGGCCTTGAGGACCACCTCAGCCCCCAAGTCCTGACATGTCCAGGACAGAGCATCCCTGGGTTCTGTTCAGGGTTGGAAGTAGTCTGTGTGTCACTCCCAGAGGCCCCCCTTTGCCCACGTGTCACcatttctgctcctctctcccttggAGTGGGTCAAAGTGAAGTGCACTCTGTGCCATCTTCTTTCTTGCCAATGAAGGAGTGGCAAGCTGGGCTGAAATTTCTCCCCCCTCATCCTCCCACCTGTGGGGCACAAACCTGTCCCCCTCCATCTCTggcccttctcccttccccaaaccAGTCTTGTATAGGTGCTCATGGTACACACACactttcaacaaaataaaatcagtttatttaaaatgaatctgCGTGTGCCTTTGTATATTAGAACCCCGAATCTGCTCCCGCAGGGGACAAGGATGGAAAGTATCAGGAGGACATGAATGTAACTAGTCTTGGTAACTAGTTAGTCTTGGTAACTAGTAGTTGGTTGGGAACTAACTTGGTAACTAGATAATCTTGGCAACTAGGCCACCATGTGTGCAGACCAGCGGCCTGGGCCCTGTAGCTGAAGTCTGTGCCCGTCAGGATGCGGAGTTGCTGATCCATGACGAGTGAGCGCTTCCACGTAAGCATCTCTCCAAGCACTTCGGAGATCAGGGCTGCTCTCCTGCCTCATCCTCAGTGGGGGCACGAACAGCAACAGACGGGCCTTTAACTCTAGACGGAGAAGCACACCTTGCATAGAAGGACAGGGTGAGCAGCCCTGGGGACTGGGGTCATGGGCGGCATAGCTGGTGGGAAGCGGTACAGTTTGAGGTCAGCTGGGAGGAGGGCCTCGgggcctctcttctctcctcccagtcTCACCTCTAGCTCCTGGACCTGAAGAAGGGACAAGCCCCGTGTCTCCAACCAGGCTGCACAAGAGCCCTGACCTTCTCCCATCAGCCTCTGACCTCTGACCGCCGCCCAGCCCCTTGGTGTCCCTGGCTCTGTCCGTGGGGTACCGAGGGCAGTCAGTGGGAGGAGCTTTTCTCGGTTTCAGAATTCCTTGGTGGAATGCAGACAGCTGGAGGTCACAGAGTCCTCTATGATATCACCACGAGGGGGAGCAAGACCACTTGGAAAGAAGTTTCTTTGACGGGTGGGAGGAGACTGAGCAGCTATGATAGGTAATCAAGACAACTGGTGGCAGCAGTGGACCGATACCAGTATTAAACCTTTGACTATCCTGGTAGGTGGCCCCTTCCTCGGTCCACCCCAGCTGGGCatgccagggaggggcagggcgcAGGGGCATCGCCCTGGGTCCCAGGGGCTGCGGCTGCACTGATGGGCGCTCTGCTGACCGTTGCAGAGGGCCCCTGATGAGCCCTACGCCCGGCCAGAGGAGCAAGTCCTCATCAACCGCCAGGACATCATGAGCACCAAGGTAAGGAGGAGGCTGGGGCGGCGGCCTGCagctcctcccctgcctccacaGTCAGCCTTGTGCCGCTGCATCCCAGGGACCACGGGCTGCCATCATAACTCTGCCCCTTCTAGTTTCTAAACATCCCCCTGAGGACCCTCCCGGTGGCCCCTGCAGTGACCCCCTCATGGCATTGTAGTACCCACCTGGCAGTGCTCCCCATGGGAGCCCCGTATAATGACAGTCACTTACCAGCTGAGCCCTCAAAGGTCTCCCTTGCAATGACTCCCACAAAGATTCCCCAGCAGTCACCCCCTTTCAATGGCCATTTAGGTAGTGATCCCCTACATCGACACCCCCATTTCAAGACCCCTCTCAGGCAGCTTCTCCCCCTAGAGCGGCCCTCATCCAGGGGCCCCCATTCACTGAGAACAAATGTCCAGGCCAAGGCCTCCCATGTGACGCCTGCCTGAAGGAAGGTCCCCCGCCCTCTCCCAGGATGCCTGGGACATCCAGGAGTTCATCACTCGCATGTATATCCAGCAGCTGCTTCGACACCCTGCCTTCCAGCTGCTGCTGGCCTTCCTGCTGGTGGTCAACGCCATCACCATTGCTCTGCGCACCAACTCCTTCCTTGGCCAGGTGGGACTCCAGCCTGACCTCTGCCCCCACGGATCTAACAGGGGGCCTGGGCAAGCCActttcctctctgggcctcaggaccCTTACCTGTTCATGACGGTTGCATTGAATGTTCTTCACGGGCCTGCCAGCTCTGACCTTCTAGGAAATTAGAGATCAAGGAAGACTTCGTGGTGGAGGGGGCCCAGACTTGTAGAGAGGGTGGGAGAAAAATAGTGTGAGCAGAGGCAGACAAATGGGTGCCTGGCGGGGGAGGGTATTCCAATTTAATCAAAAGTCACTATGAGTAGTTCTAGGTATGATCACAGTAGACCGAATGCTGTCTCAGACACAAGCATGTCATTACGGATACCTGAGTGTCACGGAGTACGTGGAAGTTCAAAGTAGGCATCGAACCTGCCTAATCTTACAGTTAGGGAAGGCTTCTTGGGGAAAAGAATGCTTCAGATGGGAAGAAGGAGTAAGTAGGAGTcatccaggcagagagaggtgggaaagaGTGTTTACGGATAGAAGAAAGATCTTGTGAGCAAGTTCTGTATGTCCATCTTGAAATCCAGTATGCTTTTGGTCTTATCCTTGatgtgtgtggggtttttttaaagattttatttatttatttgacagacagagatcacaagtaggcagagaggcaggtggggtggtgggggaagcaggcttcctgctgagcagagagcctaatgcggggctcaatcctaggaccctgagatcatgacctgagctgaaggcagaggtttaacccttgagccacccaggtgcccctatccttgATGTTTTAATTTCCTACAAGGAATATGCTACATATATGAACTGCGCCATTTGAAATCCATATTGTAAAAGCGTCCAGTGCCATGGCTGATGATTTCAGAGAAGTAGTCAGCAGCCAGCTGTTGGAGGGTCTTTAAGTTATCTTAAGGATGCTGGCCTCTACCCTACGTCATTGGAAAGCCAAGGAATGGTTTAAAGCATAGAAGTAACCATGATTTAAACACATGACCAGACATGTGTTTTAGAAAACTTACACTTGCTCCCACAGGGTGAAACACAGAATGGAGGGAGCTGGGAATGGGAAAAGATGGGCCAGGCAGACTGTGTTGTGTTCAGTGAAAGGTGGTGGGACTTGGACTTGGGCAAGGGCCATGGGTGAAAGAGGTCATGTGTCTAAAGCTCTGTAGGAGTCAAATCCATGGGCCTTCCTGactggtctttttctttcttccttccttccttccttcctttccttctttttttcttcctttctttctttcttcttaagatttattttcttgagagagagacagaacaagcagggaaagggagcagagggggaggggagagactctccactgagtgggaagcctgatgtggggcttgatcccaggacttcaagatcatgccctgagcctaaatcaagtgTCAGaggcttagccgactgagcccaGGTGCCCAGGCGTCCCCGATCACTATTCTTTCCAACAAACAGTAAGCGCTTAATGTATGTACACTGTTTAACATACCTTATCCTCTCACACatgtagagaaagggagagcaaggACTCACATTTCTGGCTTGAGCAACTGTGTGGGGACGGTGCTGATTTTGGGATGTGGGGGACACAGAGGGTGTGGGGAAGATGCTGGGGTCAGATTGAGTTGAGTGGTGTGGTGGTTGGAGGTACCAGGGCAATATCCACACAGAGAGGTCTAGGGAGAGGTTGGAGGTCAACTCTGAACCAAGAGATCAGGGATAGAGATGGCAGCGTGAGGGTTGACAGCATCTGGGTACGTGGTGGCCAGAAGCTAAAGGAGATGAGGCCACCTGAGGAGAGAGTGTCCAGTGAGAAGGGAAGCACCACAGGACAGAGCTCTGAGGAGAGCCTTCGAGTGAAGACAGAGAATGGTGGCGGCCAAATGAAAGGAGAATaaggaggggtgggcagaggagtgGGAACACCCGGGAGAATGGGCTGTCGGGGAGGGTGGGGTGCAGGgccagagaaggtgagagaggaggCCAGAGAAGGATCATGGAGCATCCCTCAGGTTCAGTTCTTGTGGCCTTGACAAGAACGGCCTCTGGTGTGGTGGAGGCAGAAACCCAAGATGGCCGCTTCTACCCCTCACAGATTGCGAGATGGGTCCAGACTGCAGACACCAGGCTTCTGAGATAGAATGAAgccaaatgaaaaagaaggaagtaaaagttgtgtgtgtgtgtgtgagagagagagagagagagagacagacagagagagagagaggcgggggagggcaggaggaagagagagtacTCTGCTGCAAAATACAAAGCACATCCATCTTCCCATGGGTCCTGGTCAAAAATGCTGATATGTGTCCATGAAGGTAAAATC
Protein-coding regions in this window:
- the CNKSR1 gene encoding connector enhancer of kinase suppressor of ras 1 isoform X2; amino-acid sequence: MEPVATWTPGKVAAWLRGLDDSLQHYSFEDWELPGKYLLQLCPRSLEALTVWPLGHQELILEGVEQLRALSSGLQTENLQSLTEGLLQRTYAFQSLVQGHLEGCAKPPADVLSAAVELVHEARTLLFWLNRYLFSHLNDFSACQKIGELCGELGQALQEDSPAAERESQVLRICSHVAGICHHILRCSPQELLEQRALLERVQLDDPLVAADSPLQILPGDEIVQVNEQVVVGWPHKNVLRELLREPAGVSLVLKKVPVPKTPPQTPAQTPGSAPLSSPLLAFTPLSPRAPSEDVFAFDLTSDPSPAPSPTWTDSTSLDLESRPIHPAPLATYPAGVAETQEAPEQPDTSPVSGRKKSKGVATRLSRRRVSCRELGQPDCDGWLLLRKVPGGFMGPRWRRCWFVLKRHTLYWYRQPQDEKAEGLINVSNYSLESGQDQKKKYVFQLTHDMYKPFIFAADTLEDLSMWVRHLITCISKYQSPGRASLPREEDCYSETEAEDPDDEAGSRSASPSPAQVWSPLHGDTSPAATPTQGSPRTSFGPPSDSSEGALEGMVQGLRQGGVSLLGQLQPFTHEQWRSSFMRRNRDPQLNERVHRVRALQSTLKAKLQELQALEEVLGDPELTGEKFRQWKEQNQELYSEGLGGWGVVQPEGPSQVPSSDSREQSSHPLPSDPEEQSHLCPLTPESNLRPPDL
- the CNKSR1 gene encoding connector enhancer of kinase suppressor of ras 1 isoform X1 — protein: MEPVATWTPGKVAAWLRGLDDSLQHYSFEDWELPGKYLLQLCPRSLEALTVWPLGHQELILEGVEQLRALSSGLQTENLQSLTEGLLQRTYAFQSLVQGHLEGCAKPPADVLSAAVELVHEARTLLFWLNRYLFSHLNDFSACQKIGELCGELGQALQEDSPAAERESQVLRICSHVAGICHHILRCSPQELLEQRALLERVQLDDPLGLEIHTTGNCLHFVSRVGPQVAADSPLQILPGDEIVQVNEQVVVGWPHKNVLRELLREPAGVSLVLKKVPVPKTPPQTPAQTPGSAPLSSPLLAFTPLSPRAPSEDVFAFDLTSDPSPAPSPTWTDSTSLDLESRPIHPAPLATYPAGVAETQEAPEQPDTSPVSGRKKSKGVATRLSRRRVSCRELGQPDCDGWLLLRKVPGGFMGPRWRRCWFVLKRHTLYWYRQPQDEKAEGLINVSNYSLESGQDQKKKYVFQLTHDMYKPFIFAADTLEDLSMWVRHLITCISKYQSPGRASLPREEDCYSETEAEDPDDEAGSRSASPSPAQVWSPLHGDTSPAATPTQGSPRTSFGPPSDSSEGALEGMVQGLRQGGVSLLGQLQPFTHEQWRSSFMRRNRDPQLNERVHRVRALQSTLKAKLQELQALEEVLGDPELTGEKFRQWKEQNQELYSEGLGGWGVVQPEGPSQVPSSDSREQSSHPLPSDPEEQSHLCPLTPESNLRPPDL